From a single Budorcas taxicolor isolate Tak-1 chromosome X, Takin1.1, whole genome shotgun sequence genomic region:
- the SASH3 gene encoding SAM and SH3 domain-containing protein 3 gives MLRRKPSNASEKEPTQKKKLSLQRSSSFKDFAKSKPSSPVVSEKEFNLDDNIPEDESGVPTPEDAEKSGKKLGKKWRAVISRTMNRKTGKKMVKALSEEMGDTLEEGSASPTSPDCSLDSPGPEKMALAFSEQEEQELPALSRQTSTGSELCSPSPGSGNLGEESTAPQYTGPFCGRARVHTDFTPSPYDRDSLKLQKGDVIQIVEKPPVGTWLGLLNGRLGSFKFIYVDVLPEEAVGPARPSRRQSKGKRPKTKTLHELLERIGLEEHTSTLLLNGYQTLEDFKELRETHLNELNIMDPQHRAKLLTAAELLLDYDTGSEEAEEGTESGQEPAVSTVAEPKVDIPRDSGCFEGSESGRDEVELAGTEEQLHGLSLSGAP, from the exons ATGTTGCGCCGTAAGCCCTCCAACGCCAGCGAGAAGGAGCCTACTCAGAAGAAAAAG CTCTCCCTTCAGCGCTCCAGCAGCTTCAAAGATTTTGCCAAATCCAAACCCAGCTCCCCTGTGGTGAGCGAGAAGGAATTTAATCTGGATGATAAT ATTCCAGAAGATGAGTCAGGTGTGCCGACCCCAGAGGATGCCGAGAAGAGCGGCAAGAAGCTGGGGAAGAAGTGGAGAGCGGTGATTTCCCGAACCATGAACAGGAAGACGGGCAAGAAGATGGTGAAGGCCCTGTCAGAGGAGATG ggagatactctggaggagggctCAGCATCCCCAACGTCTCCAGACTGCAGCCTGGACAGCCCCGGCCCTGAGAAGATGGCGCTGGCTTTTTCtgagcaggaggagcaggagctcCCAGCTCTCAGCCGCCAGACATCCACAG GCAGTGaactctgcagccccagcccAGGTTCTGGAAACCTTGGGGAGGAATCGACTGCACCACAGTACACGGGCCCCTTCTGTGGCCGGGCACGAGTCCACACCGACTTCACTCCCAGCCCCTATGACCGTGACTCACTGAAGCTGCAG aAAGGAGACGTGATCCAGATCGTTGAAAAGCCACCCGTGGGCACATGGCTGGGCCTGCTCAACGGCAGGCTGGGCTCTTTCAAGTTCATCTACGTGGATGTGCTGCCCGAGGAGGCTGTGGGGCCTGCGCGCCCCAGCCGCCGACAGAGCAAGGGCAAGAGGCCCAAGACCAAGACTCTGCATGAGCTGCTGGAGCGCATCGGCCTTGAG GAGCACACATCCACTCTGCTGCTCAATGGCTACCAGACACTGGAGGACTTCAAAGAGCTACGGGAAACACACCTCAATGAGCTAAACATCATGGACCCGCAGCATCGGGCCAAGCTGCTCACGGCCGCCGAGCTACTGCTGGACTACGACA CTGGCAGTGAGGAGGCGGAAGAGGGCACAGAGAGTGGCCAGGAGCCAGCGGTGAGCACAGTGGCAGAGCCCAAGGTGGACATCCCACGCGACTCTGGCTGCTTCGAGGGCTCTGAGAGCGGGCGTGATGAGGTGGAGCTGGCGGGCACCGAGGAGCAACTGCATGGCCTCTCCCTGTCTGGGGCCCCTTGA